The Brachyhypopomus gauderio isolate BG-103 chromosome 1, BGAUD_0.2, whole genome shotgun sequence genome includes the window TATTGGCTGAGACACATTCCACACATTTTTACACTTGACAACCGTTTTTCCTGTCAGAAAGCAGCATAATTAGTTTATAGGTCTGTACCCAGATGAATTTGAAATGAAGCGATAGAAGTTCAGTTTTAGCTTTTATTTAGAAGTGTACAACTGTATTAAGGGAACGATTTTGCAATCACATCTGTTTTTACACTGAGAATGCTGGTTTTCCTAATTTTCTTCTGGTAAAATGTAAGTTGTAAGCCCAAGTTAATTTTCATCTCAATATTTTGTTCCaggcgttttttttttctatgtttttaTCTAGCTGAGACACAATTGATCCAGGCTGTCACTTAGAGTGGACCATGTCACAGAGTTACCAGTGTTATGCATTTCATGGTTAATGCCAGTATATTAATTCTCATTAGGACGTATTCAGAAAAAATGTTCTTGTCATTCATTGATGTGTTCATCTGTGTTCTGTCATATTTGTTGCTATAGCAAAGACCATGAGTAAAAGTTACTACTCAGTAACCAAGTGCAATGCAGTCAAATCTGACACAGCTCTGTTCCTACAGAAAGGCATAGACCTTCCAGAGAACTTTGAGTGATACTAAGCAGGAGACCTCACTAGAAATGGCAGCACAACAGAATGAGGATGAAATGAAAGGTTTTAGAGATTTTAAAACGATTTAGTACTCATTTTAGATCCTCATTCCAAGTTAGCTTAACTCTCAACTTGAGAGATATACCAGGCTTGTAGAGTTGCGTCAACATAatggcaggggtgtgtgtgtgtgtctgtgtgtgtgtgtctgtgtctgataaCCTGTTACTGTGTTTCCTGATCCTTAGAAACACGATCAGTGTTACTGCTTTTTCCCTTATCTTCATGCATCAGCACACTGAGTCATTCAGGAAATTGTTATTTCTCAGTTTCTTCAGTCTATTAGCTATTAATGTTTCTTGCTTTAAAAGTGGCTGTGATTCCTAGTCAAGAAACTCCTGTCAAGTATTAATACATGATACTGAATGCAATCGGAAGAGAAATTTGCATCGGATAAATGGATGGTTAAATTTGCATTTGaactcaactgatgaggctcttTTTTATAAGTGATTATAGAGCTATTTAAATATAGGTATACTATTTTTAGTACAATTAGATGCAGCACATTTAGATACCACTAACTGATTCAAAGTTCCAAAGTATTGTGATTGATTAAAGCTTCTTTTTTTATCCTGCTTTAAATTAATGTTGATGGTAAAGTGGAATATGACTTTTGTCTCGGTGCTCTAAGTACATGGAGGACTTTGGAAGTGACGGCGTGGAAAGAGGAGACACGGTGTGCTTCACCCTAATGTAAAGTGTGTTCATCTTCTTGTCAACCTGACCACGGGGTCAGCCTGAAGCAGACAGTGCTCTCTGCCCCCTGTTTCGCTCCGCTCTCACTCTTCATGAACATGAAGCAATAACATAACCGTAGACAAGGAGATCAGGGACAAACATGTCAACAGCAGCACACACGGGGAGCTGTGTCCTCTTTCCGAACGGCTGAACTGCAACGGTGTCTGTCTGAAATGAACGTGTTTGTGCTGACAGTCGTCTGTGATTTATCTGAAACGTTCCTTCTTTTGGTTACTGcacagtgttgaagttgtaatCATTTTGGAGAACCATATAAATACAAGCCCCTTTCACTGGACCGGATTAATAAAACTTCCCTATACCACATAAAACACGTGACGCGGTATTTCGTTATTTAATACCTGTTCATAAAGTTTATGTGGGGATAATTAGCACACCATTGGAAACTGCACTAAATTCACAGATGCAATATGTGAATGTAACTCAAAATCCACATATGTCTGTGCATATTAAAAAAGACCCATGTCAAGTAAACCAGTTAGATAAACATGCAACATATGTGTAACTTTCACCAAGATGGGAACTGTGTGGATGATGATTTGATTACTTATATTGCAGTTGCAAGTTTGGCATCATGCTCACTCCAAActgattgaaactgtgtctcttCAATAAAATAGTCAACCAGCTCAGTGGGTTTGCGTGCAGAGTTTTGTtgatgacctgtgtgtgtgagaaagtatTGTTGGAGAAAACCTCCTCCCATGCCACATGGCTTCTTACCAGGACCTTTATGGTTGGACAGGTTCAGGTGGTATTTTTTCTGGAGAGGTGTTCTATTATGAATCACTAACGtcatatgtaaatgaggacaaaatggAGTAGCGTCATATATCACGCAAGTGGTAGAATACACCACCAAACCACATTTATGAAAGAGGAAACGTGTTACGACTGAGctgttgaatgaatgaatgaaggaatgaattaattttacatttatatagcgcctttcaagatatcCAAGGTATCTAGAACACCTATTTGCTGTTAACGTCATGTTAAGTCTGTCTGGTTTAATCTGATTTTAAGAATTTGTGGGTGTATTTGTTGAGTTTCTCTAAAGGAAAACGATCAGCCATAAATAGATAGGTGAGTTCTTGAAgcttgtttgtgatctttaCTGCTTTAGAGGACACATATGAAAGAACACTGACAGTGGATGGAGAAGAGACCACTCTCATAGTAATGGATACATGGGCAACCGAAAAGCAGGTATGATAAGTAAACATGCATTtctccaaacacacaaaatccacaGATGAAAATAACAAATCAAATTCACTTTCTACACTATACAAAATAAACCAATTTGGTCCCCACTCTCTGAGTTACATGGAGCTGCAAATTACACTCCACAAAAACAGCAGGCTCCCCAATGCCTTTCCGTTAGCGAGTACCGTGGTTGGCACGTGATGGCCCGGTGCCACTGGCCAAACCCCATTGACAGGAGGTGAACTGGATCTGGCTTTTGtgtaacaaataaacaaaggcAATGCCACCGCCTCCCTGCAGAGTCAGCAGATGCAAAGCATTGGGGACCAATTCCAGCACTATTGATCCCGCGGCTGCGTGGGGGCCCCCCGCCTGGAGCACCACCCACATGACATGGGCACACGGCTGTGCCGGGCACACGGTCATGGATCACACTGGTATTAGTGGCTATAAATTGCGTGTCACTTTTCATTTCTTTACTTTCCCGCCACATTATAAACTCTAGAAAGTCTAGAATAGTGTGCAGTGAGTGATGATGACTGTAATACTCCTAGTACAAAAGTGAtcaggttttttgtttttttggggttttttttttgacaattatCAATCCATCCGTGAGCCGAATCAGGAAGGATGGGGAAAAGGAAAATGAGAACTGCGCAGGACTGGACTTGAGAGGTGCATGTGAAACTCTCTGTGTCTTACAGGAAGAGGATGAGAAGTGGGTTCAGGATTATTGCATGCAGGTGGGCAACGCTTACGTCATCGTCTACTCCATCACAGACCGCAGTACCTTCGAGAGCGCCTCAGAGCTACGTATCCAGCTCCGACGCCTTCGCCAGGCCGAGAACATTCCCATCATCCTCGTGGGCAACAAAAGCGACCTGGTGCGCTGCCGAGAGGTGGCGGTAGAAGGTGAGAAAACAGGATCTCCGAAGTGAATTTTCTGTTGCCTTTAGAGTAACTCTTGCACTACTGTTGTTAGAATAACTGCTCCTGTGATGATGGTATGCAGATGCAGGATCAGGTTTTTCTCTAGTGTAAACAGGGCTTCACTGAGCTGTTTAATAGATTCAGTATGCGAGTGGTATAATCTTGTTTCATGCTGGTCTCCTGTCTCGCTGGCCTCGTGCAATGCCATGCTCCCAAGCGTACTTGCACTAACAGTGACCCAGGGTACTGTTTTTGCCAGAGGGCCGGGCCTGTGCCGTCGTCTTTGACTGCAAGTTCATCGAGACGTCTGCGTGTCTGCACCACAACGTCCACGAGCTGTTCGAGGGCGTCGTGAGGCAGATCCGCCTGCGGCGGGACAGCAAAGAGGTCATCGAGCTCCGTCGCTCCATCTACAAACGCAAAGAGAGCGTCACTAAGAAGGCCCGGCGCTTCCTCGACAGGCTCGTGGCCAAGAACAACAAAAAGATGGCCCGCAAAGTGCGCTCCAAGTCCTGCCACGACCTCGCCGTGCTGTGAGGGGACATCTTGTGAGATTCCTCCTTCTTTTGCCTTCACCCCtgtcttttctttctcctttctcttttctttctcctttctcttttctttctccttctcgtCATCTTTTTtttatccctctctcctcttttcctGAAAGGATCTGTTGTGTACTCCGAGACTTGTAGAACCACCAGTTAAGgacatgttttttattttttgtgctacttgttatttatttaacagTTTCAAAGCTGGTGGAATGTGTTATCGATTTCTTTTCTACTGACTCTCTTGACAACACATTCAACTAATATATCTGGATAATGATTATTTGAGAAGATTGTTGTATTTCCTAAAGAAAAGGTTCATAGCTGTATATAACAGATGAGGGAGGTTTGATTGGTTTGATGTCTGTCAGCATGTGGCTTCTCATATTGGGTAGACTAGCCTAGGGGATCCAATTCTGACTGCACAGTGTTTCAGAGTGACACAACAGTAAAAACAATCCTTTGCCATTTTTAGCAGAAACAAAGATCCTTTTTAAACACTGGGGTATTTTGCTACAAGGTGAGCACTATCCAAAGAGACAGACCATGGTCTTCGCTTTAAATATTTGCACTAATGTAcaaatgtaatgttttgctgACCTCTACTAACTGGCCAGTTCACATCCTGATTCAAATTTGAATATAGCTGTTGGGATTCTGGATGTTCTGCATCTTCCAGCTTCAGCTGGGAGGAATTCAGCGGTGCTAGCTGGCACGCTAAACGGGACAGGCTGGCGTGGTGTGTGGTGAAAGTTTCATCATGTACGCGCCGCTTCCCAGTCTTTGAACTTTTTTGGATCTGTGTTTAATTTCAAGATACTATGCAACTGTCCTCGTTATTTCAAAGGGCTCTGTGTAACTAGTTCAAAGTTTATTACATGGTGTGAACACCGAAGAAATCGAGAATAACAAAGAAGAATACTTTGTGGACGCATATTTTTCTTTCCATTTTGTGTCCACTTGTTAGAAGCTACAgatacaaaaaaataataattttgtaaaaaaaaatgttggttTGTAAATATATAACATTACTGTATACCTATAATTTGTATAAtacaataaattaataataaatgagCACATATGGcaatttattaaaatgttatttaatatAAAGTTGAATATACTTTCTTTATATTAACCCCTACAACCATTTCAGAATATTTTGGTCTCTGTATTTGGTCTTCTTAATTGTGATAACGGTGAATGATTTTAAATATTCTTTCCAATGTTCtctgtatttaataattgtgcTGTACTTGTAGTTGTGTTGTAGTTTTAGGTTGTAGTCAGAATGTCTTGTGGAGCAGTTCAGCTGCTTTGGAACTTTACACATACAGCATAGATCTCTTCATGCGAAGAAATCCGACAATGGATGAATTTTCACAGAATCGAGGCTGCTAAAGTTTTGAATTCCACATATTTTTGCTATCGCATAACTAATCTTCCATATCACTTCTCATGAGTTTCTGAATAATTACATCATGCAGCCTTTTCTGCCTCAGTTATAaatttttgtttattatttacattgtttCTCGCAGATAGTAGTCTACATTTAATTCTGTAATAATTTGTTCTAAACTTACATTTAGTTCCACTGAGCTTAAGACTTTAGAATGTGATTTGGTAATCATTCTGCACAATTACGTTTAAATGCAAGTTAATTTACATAAGCACAACATACAGATGTTACATAATACTGGTTCTTGTTCACAGGCCTTGAAAGTGTGCCTCTTAATTTATATGCTAATGAAGAGTTCACATTCGTATCCCATTAGCTTTGAATGCGCGCTGCCCTGGTTAGCCTACCATTGTTGTAGTGCTCAGACACTGTGTAGTGGCTCTGAGAGCGATGGCCTCCAGCAACACGCCAGCCAACACTGAGACGACAATGTGCCAAAGGGCCTTTATTGAAAGCTCAAACCCAACTCCAGGGTCTCTCTTTGTTTGCTGATAGGTCATGGTTCCACCCAGTGCAATTAATTAAGCTTTGTAATGCTTTGAACCTGAGTGTCTAATATCATCAACCTCCTCAGAGAATGTTCTCTGAATGgcgtttaaatattttttatgttGATGAAAAATATAAGCTGTTAATACCACTAGAAAGTAACCCTGGTTTACACAGCTTGAATATAGTTGTGGGGGTCTGCATTCTGGATATTCAACATGATGGCATTTTATCTGCATGTGATACCAGTGCTCAAAGAAATTTGTAGTCCCAGGCACAGTGTAATTTTTGCCATAGGGAAATGTGTTTGGGACAACCACAGCTCAGCACCAAGAGGTGCAGGCAGAGGGCCAGGGCCCCAGCAAGGCCAGCCCCACAGTGCAGAGCCTGGGTCAGCTCTTTCCACTCTGCCCCTTGTCACTGGTGCACGAGGGGAGGGGTGGCGGCCTGCTGACGAGGAGGTCAGAGCATTGATTTGGTCTGGCTAATGGAAAGAATGCTCTCCTCCATGGGTCAGCCTTTCCCCCAGCTAACTCGGACATGCAACACATGCTCACAGATACTGGTTCCTCCTGACGTTATAATTTCTCTCATGCAGATGTTTTTGCTCTTGTGCTTGTGGGATGTTTAACAAAGGATAGTCTGACAATGATGTTTTGTTTGTGAGGCCCAGTGGAAGAAATTTCATTCAGGTCAAATTTAACAAGATGAACCCAGAAACGCATGTTGTTTACACCCTTCAGATCTGCTGACTTAAACACAGTTTTGTAATTCTAGTTTTGTAACTCTATCGTGATGCATATCCCAATTGGTTTTACTAAGTAACATTTAACGTTTCATGGTCTCATCTTTACTGGTCTCTTGtgtattttaaacacattctttCCTGCAGTGAAACATACTGCTTTCAAAACAAGTGAAGTGACGGTTCTTTAAAATGGTAACAGCAATTGTTTATTACATGATAGACCCAAGGTTATAGGAGATCCAGCAACTAGAGTTATGCAGTAAAAACTACCAACACAACATCTGAGAGGGCAtagggagaaagacagacagagacatacagagagagagagagagagagagagcagaatggAAAATCTGAATAAGTCCAAGGAGGTGGTGGTGCATACAGGAAGATGAATGACCCTGCACTGGTCACACTGACTGGTTCTTGTAATGTGTCAAGAAGCTGGCGTCCTCCAGATGTGTGTCATGTTTATACCGTCCAAAGCCTCCCAtgagatttacatttacagatgCAAGTGTGAGAGGGGGAGCAGAGAGCGTCAAAtgcatgtgggggggggggggcaaagagagagacagatgcaaatggaggaggcagagaaacagatgcaagtgtgagagagtgagtgtgagagagagagtgagtgacagagagatggagagggagggtgCTAATTACGGAAAGTTGGCAGTCCTCACAGAAGTTAGCAAGCTGTGGCGAGACACAACGGGAGGAATGAGATTAAACTAAGAAAAATGCAAGgtcataaatgttttaaacaaCACAAGAGCTGATTTAATGTTCTTTCAaatacactactcacaaaacgttagggatatttggctttcaggatgaacctaaaatgcCCTCTATTACAGGTGAACTTTGTAACCTTCTCTAAACTTTTGAATGCACATGTCCAACTGTTCAATGTTTCAGTACTTTTTGCACAACTTGCTGTTCTGTTCTGCTTAATGGCAAAattcacaacaggtgtttgatTCATGAATCTACCAATACATTTCCTGGTACTATTGTAATTGGTATTTAACCAGTCctcatcatgctgttcacattttgacatcaCGACACCTAATTTTGATCAACAGTACCTCGCCATTGAGAAACTTCAAATAAGTTGTTCTCAGATGGAAGTGGCCACTGAGCTtagagtgtcatcagcaggtcgcaacagagatacagaaataatggaagagtcacagaaaggcaCAGAAGTGAACACCCTTTGGCCACATCCCACACTGATGCCTgcttcattgtgaacagtgcCCTGCGGAACCGGATgatgaatgccacacaattCCAGGCACATTTAAGGGAGATGAGAGGTACCCAAGTGTCATGTCAGACCATTCAAAATTGTTTACATCAGAGTGATTTGCATGCTAGACGACCTGCAAGGGTACCTGACCAGACTTCCAGCCACAGGCGTCATTGTCTTGCCTGGGTCAGTGAGCATTTTATGCTGGACAAGGGACCTGTGGGCCTGAGTGCTGTTCACTGATAAAAATTGATTCACGCTGAGCAGAAATTATGGCCGCCAACAATGTTGGAGACGTCAAGGAGGGTGCTGTGCATCAGCCACTGTTGTCACTAGATGAGCCCGTGGTGGTGTTACAGTGTGGGCAGGGGTGTCTAGTCAATACAGAATTGCCCTACACTTTGTAAGAATTCCATACTACTTAAACAACATCATTAATCTAGTCATTGTACCTCTGCATGAAAACAACACAGGCataatttcatcttcatggacAACTATGCTCCAACTCATTGAGGTAGCATCATTAGGGAACAGCTGCTGGAGCCCTTGATACCTCAAAAGGAGTGGCCTGCACTTTCTCCACATCTGAATCCCATAGAAAAATAGAGTCGCTGATTAGTGGCTTGTAACTCTGTACCCCAGAAG containing:
- the rem1 gene encoding GTP-binding protein REM 1, which produces MTLNTEREGKETLRRRASTPVPSSHQSGPRDREPQVDPRHPPLGHSASYNPGDKSIISRANWSSDSDESDSSGAECLYRVVLLGDHGVGKSSLANIFAGIQEKDAHNHIGEDTYERTLTVDGEETTLIVMDTWATEKQEEDEKWVQDYCMQVGNAYVIVYSITDRSTFESASELRIQLRRLRQAENIPIILVGNKSDLVRCREVAVEEGRACAVVFDCKFIETSACLHHNVHELFEGVVRQIRLRRDSKEVIELRRSIYKRKESVTKKARRFLDRLVAKNNKKMARKVRSKSCHDLAVL